A genomic segment from Polyangium mundeleinium encodes:
- a CDS encoding tyrosine-type recombinase/integrase: MAVRKVERYGETRLLIDIQYKKRDGTRARFRKDAEVQTWTAARAEEKRYLLNIAQYGEPNEPAASTSGIANGAPSGSDAGAKATKSFAEFVAEYRETFMVAELKVTSRRGYESVLRSPLLPRFGELPLEKVDGKAAADLDLDLSRRKLTRSTRNNTQIVLRSVLRFAKSRGYVEDRPANLPKLKPIGQSILEIPSDDQVQKILDDARETHRPTFALMSDAGLRPNEIRALRCKDAHLRWENGVAVGGFLNVREGRSHGEIHTPKTGQREIPVSRELARLLAPIVRKGPREAHVALNDHGKPWGQFGIDQAFERVCRRAGLSGWSVYCLRHYAITSWLRAGIPVHVVQKMAGHKHLATTQKYVHFLKQDLEEAARRLPVRRPRQGSRTDGQDEGQL, translated from the coding sequence ATGGCAGTCCGCAAAGTAGAACGATACGGGGAAACCCGTCTGTTGATTGACATCCAGTACAAGAAACGGGACGGCACGCGCGCACGCTTCCGCAAAGACGCCGAGGTCCAGACCTGGACCGCGGCGCGCGCGGAGGAGAAACGGTATCTGCTCAATATCGCGCAGTACGGCGAGCCGAATGAGCCGGCAGCATCGACCAGCGGTATCGCTAATGGTGCTCCGTCCGGCTCCGATGCCGGGGCGAAGGCCACCAAGAGCTTCGCGGAGTTCGTCGCCGAGTACCGCGAGACCTTCATGGTGGCCGAGCTGAAGGTCACGAGCCGAAGGGGCTACGAGTCGGTCCTCCGGAGCCCCCTGCTCCCGAGGTTCGGCGAGCTGCCCCTGGAGAAGGTCGACGGGAAGGCCGCTGCGGATCTCGACCTCGACCTCTCGCGGCGGAAGCTGACCCGCTCGACGCGGAACAACACGCAGATCGTCCTCCGGTCCGTGCTCCGGTTCGCCAAGAGCCGCGGGTATGTGGAGGATCGACCGGCGAACCTGCCAAAGCTCAAGCCCATCGGGCAGAGCATCCTCGAGATCCCCTCGGACGATCAGGTCCAGAAGATCCTCGACGACGCCCGCGAGACCCACCGCCCGACCTTCGCCCTGATGTCGGACGCCGGGCTTCGCCCCAACGAGATCCGCGCGCTCCGCTGCAAGGACGCGCACCTGCGGTGGGAGAACGGCGTGGCGGTGGGCGGCTTCCTCAACGTGCGCGAGGGTCGGTCACACGGCGAGATCCACACGCCCAAGACCGGCCAACGGGAAATCCCGGTCTCCAGGGAGCTCGCGCGACTCCTTGCCCCTATCGTGAGGAAGGGACCGCGGGAGGCGCACGTCGCCCTGAACGACCACGGCAAGCCGTGGGGTCAGTTCGGGATCGACCAGGCGTTCGAGCGCGTCTGCCGGCGGGCGGGGCTGAGCGGGTGGTCGGTGTATTGTCTCCGACACTACGCGATCACCAGCTGGCTCCGCGCAGGCATCCCTGTCCACGTCGTCCAGAAGATGGCGGGTCACAAGCACCTGGCGACCACGCAGAAGTATGTCCACTTCCTGAAGCAGGACCTGGAAGAGGCTGCCCGGCGCCTGCCGGTGCGTCGGCCTCGGCAGGGATCCCGGACGGACGGCCAGGACGAGGGCCAGCTCTGA
- a CDS encoding OmpA family protein — protein MVARRFRSLACAGAVWLAPAVASAQAATALERLEPAPAGDGFFAVPRAEVAGDLRASASLVFSYAHAPLSLRVGTGDAAQEAGEVVSYQLTGHLLAAIEIRRFLKLDLDVPVTLAQGGESPSITGLVAALPPGTPTTYGSPAGAAMNDLRLGVRLVLLPQRGAIPAASLVYAVWLPTGDATAFTGTGEVRHMPSIVVGADMGRFSYSIALGRRVQDARGGLGLLGGELVAGGAIAGRFGRFSANAELYGSTVTVGASPFGRGTTNIELLLGGRATLGPLALGLAGGPGLTAGVGTPTFRLVASVGASFDVPRKAQARPEDTTSGGASASGRDPKANPKGNHGPGVEAAAAPDADGDGVPDAKDVCPDRAGDATPTAARPGCPPDRDGDAIADADDVCPDEPGVASADPARFGCALDTDGDGIADGVDACPKERGEANADPKVTGCPASVRVEGTQIVILQEVNFATGSDVIAPESYALLEQVAAVLAQHPEIARVAIDGHTDNVGVARANVTLSQRRAVAVVRWLVDHGVDARRLEARGFGPRRPVASNDNPEGRAKNRRVEFQILRRTTLGEAGWKEGAAK, from the coding sequence ATGGTCGCCCGGCGTTTCCGCTCCCTTGCGTGCGCGGGCGCCGTGTGGCTCGCGCCCGCCGTGGCGAGCGCGCAGGCGGCGACCGCGCTGGAGCGGCTCGAACCAGCGCCCGCGGGCGACGGCTTTTTCGCTGTGCCGCGCGCCGAGGTGGCCGGCGATCTCCGCGCCTCGGCCTCGCTCGTGTTCTCGTACGCCCACGCACCGCTCTCGCTGCGCGTCGGGACGGGCGACGCCGCGCAGGAGGCCGGCGAGGTGGTCTCGTATCAGCTCACGGGCCACCTCCTCGCCGCGATCGAGATTCGCCGGTTCTTGAAGCTCGACCTCGACGTGCCGGTGACGCTGGCCCAGGGCGGGGAGTCTCCCTCGATCACGGGGCTCGTGGCGGCGCTGCCGCCCGGCACGCCCACCACGTACGGCTCGCCGGCGGGCGCCGCGATGAACGATCTCCGGCTCGGCGTGCGCCTGGTGCTCTTGCCCCAGCGCGGCGCGATCCCCGCGGCGAGCCTCGTCTACGCGGTCTGGCTGCCGACGGGCGACGCGACGGCGTTCACGGGTACGGGCGAGGTCCGGCACATGCCGTCGATCGTCGTGGGGGCCGACATGGGCCGGTTTTCCTACTCGATCGCGCTCGGGCGGCGCGTGCAGGACGCGCGCGGCGGGCTCGGCCTGCTCGGCGGAGAGCTCGTCGCGGGAGGCGCGATCGCGGGGCGTTTCGGGCGATTTTCGGCGAACGCGGAGCTCTACGGATCCACGGTGACCGTGGGGGCCTCGCCGTTCGGGCGCGGGACGACGAACATCGAGCTCTTGCTCGGCGGTCGCGCCACGCTGGGTCCGCTCGCGCTCGGCCTCGCCGGCGGGCCCGGGCTCACGGCCGGCGTCGGGACGCCGACGTTCCGGCTCGTGGCGAGCGTGGGGGCTTCGTTCGACGTGCCGCGAAAGGCGCAGGCGAGGCCCGAGGACACGACGAGCGGGGGCGCGTCGGCGTCCGGCAGGGATCCGAAGGCGAATCCGAAAGGGAACCACGGGCCGGGCGTCGAGGCTGCCGCGGCGCCGGACGCCGACGGTGATGGCGTGCCCGACGCGAAGGACGTGTGCCCCGATCGCGCGGGCGACGCGACGCCCACGGCCGCGCGTCCTGGTTGCCCGCCCGATCGGGACGGCGACGCCATCGCGGACGCGGACGACGTCTGCCCCGACGAGCCCGGCGTGGCGAGCGCCGATCCCGCGCGTTTCGGCTGCGCGCTCGACACGGACGGCGACGGGATCGCCGACGGCGTCGACGCGTGCCCCAAGGAGCGGGGCGAGGCGAACGCGGACCCCAAGGTCACCGGTTGCCCCGCGTCGGTGCGCGTCGAGGGCACGCAGATCGTGATCCTGCAGGAGGTCAACTTCGCCACGGGCAGCGACGTGATCGCGCCGGAGAGTTACGCGCTTCTGGAGCAGGTCGCCGCGGTGCTCGCGCAGCACCCGGAGATCGCGCGGGTCGCGATCGACGGCCACACGGACAACGTCGGCGTCGCGCGGGCGAACGTGACGCTCTCGCAGCGGCGTGCCGTCGCCGTCGTGCGCTGGCTCGTGGATCACGGCGTTGACGCGCGGCGTCTGGAGGCGCGTGGCTTCGGGCCGCGAAGGCCGGTCGCGAGCAACGACAACCCCGAGGGGCGCGCCAAGAACCGCCGCGTGGAGTTCCAGATCCTCCGGCGCACGACGCTCGGCGAGGCCGGTTGGAAGGAAGGCGCCGCGAAGTGA
- a CDS encoding sigma 54-interacting transcriptional regulator — protein sequence MNRPPFGSDPSTGVSVLGRNSETTPQFSDPVMIPRIELCVEREAGKVTERIVVLEGELFRIGSHASNDLVITDPRVSRFHCRIARGVGGFRILDTGSLNGSRIGGVRVRDADLPLPECRIELGESIVRVRELHATASADVPAAPSFGSIFGASLGMRRLFELLKRVAKTDANVLIEGESGTGKELIATEIVRRSPRANKPLVIVDCGAISPNLIESELFGHVRGAFTGAERNRIGAFEAADGGTVFLDEMGELPLDMQPKLLRAIASREIRRMGENQSRKVDVRVIAATNRRLEREVNLGRFREDLYYRLSVVTVRVPPLRERIEDIPLLVNCFLAALEATDKAHLFTADVLSEMSRYDWPGNVRELRNYVERRVVLETEAPSFRDEEEEDASPSPERPGPGAVDIEVPFKTAKDTMIDQFERAYLAALLAWADGNVSRAARKAQLDRMYLHRLLQRHGLRRAGALE from the coding sequence ATGAACAGGCCCCCGTTCGGAAGTGATCCGTCCACCGGAGTGTCCGTCCTCGGACGCAACTCGGAGACGACGCCGCAGTTCTCGGACCCCGTGATGATCCCGCGGATCGAGCTCTGCGTGGAGCGCGAGGCGGGCAAGGTGACGGAGCGCATCGTCGTGCTCGAAGGCGAGCTGTTCCGGATCGGCTCGCACGCGAGCAACGATCTCGTGATCACCGACCCGAGGGTGTCGCGCTTCCACTGCCGGATCGCGCGCGGCGTCGGGGGCTTTCGGATCCTCGACACGGGCTCGCTCAACGGCTCGCGGATCGGGGGCGTGCGCGTCCGCGACGCGGATCTGCCGCTGCCCGAGTGCCGGATCGAGCTCGGCGAGTCGATCGTGCGGGTGCGCGAGCTTCACGCCACGGCCTCGGCCGACGTGCCCGCCGCGCCGAGCTTCGGCTCGATTTTCGGTGCCTCGCTCGGCATGCGCCGGCTCTTCGAGCTCTTGAAGCGCGTGGCGAAGACGGACGCGAACGTGCTCATCGAGGGCGAGAGCGGCACGGGCAAGGAGCTCATCGCCACGGAGATCGTGCGCCGGAGCCCGCGCGCGAACAAGCCGCTCGTGATCGTGGACTGCGGAGCGATCTCGCCGAACCTGATCGAGAGCGAGCTCTTCGGCCACGTGCGCGGCGCGTTCACGGGCGCCGAGCGCAACCGCATCGGCGCGTTCGAGGCGGCCGACGGGGGCACGGTGTTCCTCGACGAGATGGGCGAGCTGCCGCTCGACATGCAGCCGAAGCTGCTCCGCGCAATCGCCTCGCGGGAGATCCGCCGGATGGGCGAGAACCAGTCGCGTAAGGTCGACGTCCGCGTGATCGCCGCGACGAACCGCAGGCTCGAGCGCGAGGTGAACCTCGGCCGTTTCCGCGAGGATCTCTACTACCGGCTCAGCGTGGTCACGGTGCGCGTGCCGCCCCTGCGCGAGCGCATCGAGGACATCCCGCTGCTCGTGAACTGCTTTCTCGCCGCGCTGGAGGCGACGGACAAGGCCCACCTCTTCACGGCCGACGTGCTCTCGGAGATGTCGCGCTACGACTGGCCCGGCAACGTGCGCGAGCTGCGCAACTACGTGGAGCGCCGCGTCGTGCTGGAGACCGAGGCCCCGAGCTTCCGTGATGAGGAGGAGGAAGACGCGAGCCCCTCGCCCGAGCGGCCCGGACCCGGCGCCGTCGACATCGAGGTGCCCTTCAAGACCGCGAAGGACACGATGATCGACCAGTTCGAGCGCGCCTACCTGGCCGCGCTGCTCGCCTGGGCCGACGGCAACGTGAGCCGCGCGGCGCGCAAAGCGCAGCTCGATCGCATGTACCTGCACCGCTTGCTCCAGCGTCACGGGCTGCGGCGAGCGGGCGCCCTCGAGTGA
- a CDS encoding FecR domain-containing protein translates to MAALALVLSAAPRAHADTPPPPGFLEPIVHWGVQKGETCEDIAKVMYGAAAHVPLINRYNRVDCAGRKPLPEGITLILPKGVTSVPDARIKSSHPNVRGRPSGGGWDTVVTGAALYRNHNVQTMDDGRAHIEFLDHTHVFLAQNTLVVIYGTAGKTSVSKTPPAVEIEAGEVQAGLSALRGEPAEIAVPDGGVVRAASSDTVVERKKARTTVAVFDGNAAVQSGGKTVTVPKNYGTRFEGPAPPAPPRPLPPAPRWEDGGSPSVVLAPPGTAVITTSWNPVEKAKAYRLEVSRDEGFHDLVVREEIPADVRSFRAEKMPPGLYRVRVRAIDVEEYLGVASDVRTIDVVAAELRGEGARFEGKTVTVNPYGILALTASSPVEVALDEGPFGPPPAQIDLLKQAPKTLRFRTKSGLEERITLVPTPVTTTPTATFDAAKREIRVHVATKGLGEIDIPKRVAPRLRFRLGERVETIPLAVAEGGALLASIPVGDAHGEARLDVLDSHGKVLGTTTILAPDKPLPPPPRRPQLRPLGAWLPPFRPAGVTAVPWTSPTAPTAVGRGLSAGSTANGPVFQANGRVSGSFGALGLDALIVTTPFERGGADTMPGSVPTEDMAWLGARYRVLQRGDSELEIAPLLRVGLPLENRSDFMFDLGGTAGGAQGRMTWVVNAGARFLLEEPSAQIPWVQPYLLVGATYDPWRWLRAYVVADAHVLATIGQAGTVVVPYGLTAGVEAGGSVFFALSGWIGRAESVTWQAAGTVTGSLGFRLEAESR, encoded by the coding sequence TTGGCCGCCCTGGCCCTCGTGCTCTCCGCCGCGCCGCGCGCCCACGCCGACACGCCGCCGCCGCCCGGCTTCCTCGAGCCCATCGTGCACTGGGGCGTGCAGAAGGGCGAGACGTGCGAGGACATCGCGAAGGTCATGTACGGCGCGGCCGCGCACGTGCCCCTCATCAACCGCTACAACCGCGTCGACTGCGCGGGCCGCAAGCCCTTGCCCGAGGGCATCACGCTCATCCTGCCGAAGGGCGTCACGAGCGTGCCCGACGCGCGCATCAAGTCGAGCCACCCCAACGTGCGCGGCAGGCCCTCGGGCGGCGGGTGGGACACGGTCGTGACGGGCGCCGCGCTCTACCGCAACCACAACGTCCAGACGATGGACGATGGACGCGCGCACATCGAGTTCCTCGATCACACGCACGTCTTCCTCGCGCAGAACACGCTCGTCGTGATCTACGGGACCGCCGGCAAGACGAGCGTCTCGAAGACGCCGCCGGCGGTCGAGATCGAGGCGGGCGAGGTGCAGGCGGGCTTGTCTGCGCTGCGCGGCGAGCCGGCCGAGATCGCCGTGCCCGACGGCGGCGTCGTGCGCGCCGCGTCGAGCGACACGGTCGTCGAGCGGAAAAAGGCGCGCACGACCGTGGCGGTCTTCGACGGCAACGCCGCGGTCCAGTCGGGGGGCAAGACGGTGACGGTGCCGAAGAACTACGGCACGCGCTTCGAGGGGCCAGCGCCTCCCGCCCCGCCGCGCCCGCTGCCGCCCGCGCCGCGCTGGGAGGACGGAGGATCCCCGTCCGTCGTGCTCGCGCCCCCGGGCACGGCCGTGATCACCACGAGCTGGAACCCCGTCGAGAAGGCCAAGGCCTACCGGCTCGAAGTCTCGCGCGACGAGGGCTTCCACGATCTCGTCGTGCGCGAAGAGATCCCCGCCGACGTGCGCTCGTTCCGCGCCGAAAAGATGCCGCCGGGCCTCTACCGCGTACGGGTCCGCGCCATCGACGTCGAGGAGTACCTCGGCGTCGCCTCCGACGTGCGCACCATCGACGTCGTCGCGGCCGAGCTCCGCGGCGAGGGCGCGCGCTTCGAGGGCAAGACCGTCACGGTGAACCCCTACGGCATCCTCGCGCTCACCGCGTCGAGCCCCGTCGAGGTGGCCCTCGACGAAGGCCCCTTCGGCCCGCCGCCCGCGCAGATCGACCTCCTCAAGCAAGCGCCGAAGACGCTACGCTTCCGTACGAAGAGCGGGCTCGAAGAGCGGATCACCCTCGTCCCCACGCCCGTCACGACGACCCCCACGGCCACGTTCGACGCGGCGAAGCGCGAGATCCGCGTGCACGTCGCCACGAAGGGGCTCGGGGAGATCGACATCCCGAAGCGCGTCGCGCCGCGCCTCCGCTTCCGCCTCGGCGAGCGCGTGGAGACGATCCCGCTCGCCGTGGCCGAGGGCGGCGCGCTGCTCGCCTCCATCCCTGTCGGCGACGCGCATGGGGAGGCGCGGCTCGACGTGCTCGACTCCCACGGAAAGGTCCTCGGCACGACCACGATCCTCGCGCCGGACAAGCCGCTGCCGCCTCCCCCGCGGCGCCCGCAGCTCCGCCCGCTCGGCGCGTGGCTGCCGCCCTTCCGCCCGGCGGGCGTCACGGCCGTCCCCTGGACGAGCCCAACGGCGCCCACGGCCGTCGGCCGCGGCCTGAGCGCGGGCAGCACGGCGAACGGCCCGGTCTTCCAGGCCAATGGCCGGGTGAGCGGCTCGTTCGGCGCGCTCGGGCTCGACGCGCTCATCGTCACGACGCCCTTCGAACGAGGAGGCGCGGACACGATGCCGGGCAGCGTGCCCACGGAGGACATGGCGTGGCTCGGGGCGCGTTATCGTGTCCTCCAGCGCGGCGACTCCGAGCTCGAGATCGCGCCGCTCCTCCGGGTCGGCCTGCCGCTCGAAAACCGGAGTGATTTCATGTTCGACCTCGGCGGCACCGCCGGCGGGGCGCAGGGCCGCATGACGTGGGTCGTCAACGCGGGCGCGCGCTTCCTTCTGGAAGAGCCGTCCGCGCAGATCCCCTGGGTGCAGCCGTATCTGCTCGTGGGCGCGACCTACGACCCCTGGCGCTGGCTCCGGGCGTACGTCGTCGCCGATGCCCACGTGCTCGCCACGATCGGGCAGGCCGGCACGGTCGTGGTTCCTTATGGCCTGACGGCCGGCGTCGAGGCGGGCGGATCCGTGTTCTTCGCGCTG
- a CDS encoding LysR family transcriptional regulator: MLDALQHFVLIAEHGTFTRAARHAHLSQPALTASIQRLEEAFGARLLHRDRAGTSLTAAGRVLLPRALHILAAVGDAMRAVAEVEGLEAGEVRLGAGATACTYLLPPTLSAFRASHPGVRFRLREATTAEVLDALERGEIDLGVVTHPEGEPWIDDQLILVAAPGLPADGAPFVTFGRGSTTRALLDQHFPDADVVMELGSIAAVKGNVRAGIGVALVSRFAVEHDLALGRLVEVPHPATPILRPMHIVHRGEDRLPPAAAALRHLLLARRAARPKR, encoded by the coding sequence ATGCTGGATGCCCTTCAGCACTTCGTCCTCATCGCTGAACACGGGACGTTCACGAGGGCCGCGCGGCACGCCCACCTCTCGCAACCCGCGCTGACAGCGTCCATCCAGCGGCTCGAAGAAGCATTCGGCGCGCGCCTCCTCCATCGCGATCGCGCCGGGACGAGCCTGACGGCCGCGGGGCGTGTCCTCTTGCCCCGCGCGCTGCACATCCTCGCTGCCGTGGGCGATGCGATGCGGGCCGTCGCCGAGGTCGAGGGGCTCGAAGCCGGGGAAGTACGGCTCGGCGCCGGCGCGACGGCGTGCACGTACCTCTTGCCGCCCACGCTCTCGGCGTTCCGGGCGTCACATCCCGGGGTGCGGTTTCGCCTTCGAGAAGCGACGACGGCCGAGGTGCTCGACGCCCTCGAGCGCGGAGAGATCGATCTCGGCGTGGTCACGCATCCAGAAGGAGAGCCCTGGATCGACGATCAGCTCATCCTCGTCGCCGCGCCCGGCCTGCCCGCGGACGGCGCGCCTTTCGTGACGTTCGGCCGGGGCTCGACGACACGCGCGCTGCTCGACCAGCATTTTCCGGACGCCGACGTGGTCATGGAGCTCGGCAGCATCGCGGCCGTGAAAGGCAACGTGCGCGCGGGGATCGGCGTGGCCCTCGTGAGCCGCTTCGCCGTCGAGCACGACCTCGCCCTCGGCCGCCTCGTCGAGGTCCCGCACCCGGCGACGCCCATCCTTCGGCCCATGCACATCGTGCATCGCGGCGAGGATCGCCTGCCCCCCGCCGCCGCCGCGCTCCGGCACCTCCTGCTCGCGCGCCGCGCCGCGCGGCCGAAGCGCTGA
- a CDS encoding TSUP family transporter, whose product MLALLPVFGVLAGVLTTMAGLGGGILLLLGLSFVWGPAAALASTAPAMLFGNLHRLWLLRDVFDREAAKAFAWGAVPGSFLGGLMAAWMPEGVLRWLMLVMTAAALGRAFGLYTWKPRAAAMTPAGLGIGAISATAGGAGLLVGPLFMAAGLTGKRFVGTIAAAAVALHAGRVAAYGLGGMMTQETVVRATVLTVAVMGGNVVGLWLRDRVLDERRAERLELGALVVCMGLSMLGVGKG is encoded by the coding sequence ATGCTTGCGCTTCTCCCGGTGTTCGGGGTTTTGGCGGGTGTACTGACGACGATGGCGGGGCTCGGCGGGGGCATCCTGCTGCTGCTCGGGCTGTCGTTCGTGTGGGGCCCGGCGGCGGCGCTGGCATCGACGGCACCGGCGATGCTCTTCGGCAACCTGCATCGGCTGTGGCTGCTGCGGGACGTGTTCGACCGGGAGGCGGCGAAGGCGTTCGCCTGGGGCGCCGTGCCCGGGAGTTTCCTGGGCGGCCTGATGGCGGCGTGGATGCCGGAGGGCGTGCTGCGATGGCTGATGCTGGTGATGACGGCGGCGGCGCTCGGCCGAGCGTTCGGGCTGTACACGTGGAAACCACGGGCGGCGGCGATGACGCCTGCGGGCCTCGGGATCGGAGCGATCAGCGCGACAGCAGGCGGAGCAGGCCTGCTGGTGGGGCCGCTGTTCATGGCGGCGGGGCTCACGGGCAAGCGATTCGTGGGCACGATCGCCGCAGCGGCGGTGGCGCTGCATGCGGGGCGGGTGGCGGCGTACGGGCTCGGCGGGATGATGACGCAGGAGACGGTGGTACGAGCGACGGTGCTGACGGTGGCGGTGATGGGCGGCAACGTGGTCGGGCTGTGGCTGCGGGATCGGGTGCTCGACGAGCGGCGAGCGGAGCGGCTGGAGTTAGGTGCCTTGGTGGTATGCATGGGGTTGAGCATGTTGGGGGTGGGGAAGGGGTGA
- a CDS encoding DDE-type integrase/transposase/recombinase, translating to MWADKTNIIGESFIRWLGVARSKFFDWKKRYGKANEHNADVPRDFWIGPEERQKVLDFHAKNPLEGYRRLTFMMLDQDVVAVSPSTTYRVLSAAGRLDRWKRGASKKGTGFVQPLRPHEHWHIDIAYLNVAGTFYYLCSLLDGASRAIVHWEIREAMTELDVECIAQRAREKYPDERPRIISDNGPQFIAKDFKEFIRIAGMTHVRISVNYPQSNGKIERWHRTLKSDAIRVTPPSSLADARRIVGRFVDHYNGVRLHSAIGYITPNDALAGRADIIWAARDTKLEAAREARRQRRLAARAAAHPEHRAPARGSVCPSPA from the coding sequence GTGTGGGCCGACAAGACGAATATCATCGGGGAGAGCTTCATTCGCTGGCTCGGCGTCGCGCGCAGCAAGTTCTTCGACTGGAAGAAGCGCTACGGTAAGGCGAACGAGCACAATGCAGATGTGCCACGCGACTTCTGGATCGGGCCCGAGGAGCGGCAGAAGGTGCTCGACTTCCACGCAAAGAACCCGCTCGAGGGCTATCGCCGATTGACGTTCATGATGCTGGACCAGGACGTCGTCGCCGTCAGTCCTTCGACCACCTATCGGGTGCTGTCGGCGGCAGGCCGCCTCGACCGCTGGAAGCGGGGCGCGTCGAAGAAGGGCACCGGCTTCGTGCAGCCGCTCAGGCCGCACGAGCACTGGCACATCGATATCGCCTACCTGAACGTAGCTGGCACGTTCTATTACCTGTGCTCGCTGCTCGACGGCGCCAGCCGCGCGATCGTCCATTGGGAGATTCGCGAAGCGATGACCGAGTTGGATGTCGAGTGCATCGCACAGCGTGCGCGCGAGAAGTACCCTGACGAAAGGCCACGCATCATCTCGGACAACGGCCCGCAGTTCATCGCGAAGGACTTCAAGGAGTTCATCCGAATCGCGGGCATGACGCACGTGCGCATCTCGGTCAACTACCCCCAGTCGAATGGCAAGATCGAGCGCTGGCACAGGACGCTGAAGAGCGACGCGATTCGGGTGACGCCGCCGTCATCGCTCGCGGATGCCCGCCGCATCGTCGGGCGCTTCGTCGACCATTACAACGGCGTGCGCTTGCACAGCGCCATCGGGTACATCACACCGAACGACGCGCTCGCGGGCCGAGCCGATATCATCTGGGCCGCACGTGACACGAAGCTCGAGGCAGCTCGTGAGGCGCGGCGGCAGCGTCGCCTGGCAGCGAGGGCGGCTGCGCATCCGGAGCACCGAGCCCCCGCCAGAGGCTCCGTCTGCCCATCGCCCGCATAA
- a CDS encoding adenylate/guanylate cyclase domain-containing protein, translating to MKLGSIGARALLLFAAVGLVPVGAVVALLLSVNRQAVQTSEQQLQAAVLEELERATMRHVEGVRVDADAVAFALYQAAGAKSAAGGDGLDAVRAILGTRRELGAVRFEVPERGVSTVLRQKGDEVAAGPDVPASTPAMQKAADEHGMGVALLGPGKGLLVVPIPAVEGAATKARGYVTAALDFVDLQREIDDIAGRRFGGAVGLVVVDATRRSVASHGMPEIGAFADTASHPLWTGFSKENPGLVGVVRVAPYRAESGADMIGVVRFLPGLGWGVALARREEDAFAVLSAMQRRGALVALGAALLALAAAAFSARWIARPIVHLAGQARLVGERRWRELSISSSRTDEIGTLTTELSRMATDLEGSEIEIARQARQRADLGRFLSKELVEAIVSGRHELALGGRRAAVSVLFADVVAFTPLAETRPAEEVVTLLNELFSVLTEVVFRHGGTVDKFIGDCIMAVWGAPVAQEDHAARALAAAEDMMRFLETANESFRERYGTTIELGIGINSGEVLVGNIGSDKRMEYTVIGDVVNVAARLEAIARPNQVLVAETTHGLVADASFELSPLGERALTGRSATTKVYELVTS from the coding sequence GTGAAGCTCGGCTCCATCGGCGCACGCGCGCTTTTGCTGTTCGCGGCGGTCGGGCTCGTGCCCGTCGGCGCGGTCGTGGCGCTCTTGCTCTCCGTGAACCGCCAGGCGGTGCAGACGAGCGAGCAGCAGCTCCAGGCGGCCGTGCTCGAAGAGCTCGAGCGCGCCACGATGCGTCACGTCGAGGGCGTGCGCGTCGACGCCGATGCCGTGGCGTTCGCGCTTTATCAGGCAGCAGGTGCGAAGTCCGCGGCCGGTGGGGATGGCCTCGATGCGGTCCGCGCGATCCTCGGCACGCGCCGGGAGCTCGGCGCCGTCCGCTTCGAGGTGCCCGAGCGCGGCGTGAGCACGGTGCTGCGGCAGAAAGGCGACGAGGTCGCCGCGGGCCCCGACGTGCCTGCCTCGACGCCCGCGATGCAGAAGGCCGCGGACGAGCACGGCATGGGCGTCGCGCTGCTCGGGCCGGGCAAAGGCCTCCTCGTGGTGCCGATCCCCGCGGTCGAGGGCGCGGCCACGAAGGCGCGCGGCTACGTCACGGCCGCGCTCGACTTCGTGGATCTCCAGCGCGAGATCGACGACATCGCGGGCCGTCGTTTCGGCGGCGCCGTGGGCCTCGTCGTGGTCGACGCGACGCGGCGCAGCGTCGCTTCGCACGGCATGCCCGAGATCGGCGCCTTCGCCGACACGGCGAGCCACCCGCTCTGGACCGGTTTTTCCAAGGAGAACCCCGGGCTCGTGGGCGTGGTGCGGGTCGCGCCGTACCGCGCGGAGAGCGGCGCGGACATGATCGGCGTGGTGCGTTTTCTCCCGGGCCTCGGCTGGGGCGTCGCGCTCGCGCGCCGCGAGGAGGACGCCTTCGCCGTGCTCTCGGCGATGCAGCGTCGCGGCGCGCTCGTCGCGCTCGGCGCGGCGCTGCTCGCGCTCGCGGCGGCGGCGTTCTCGGCGCGCTGGATCGCGCGGCCGATCGTGCACCTCGCGGGGCAAGCGCGGCTCGTCGGCGAGCGTCGCTGGCGGGAGCTTTCGATCTCGTCGTCGCGCACCGACGAGATCGGCACGCTCACGACGGAGCTCTCGCGGATGGCGACCGACCTCGAAGGCAGCGAGATCGAGATCGCCCGCCAGGCCCGCCAGCGCGCGGATCTCGGCCGGTTCCTGAGCAAGGAGCTCGTGGAGGCGATCGTGAGCGGCCGGCACGAGCTCGCCCTCGGCGGCCGCCGCGCGGCGGTGAGCGTGCTCTTCGCCGACGTCGTCGCGTTCACGCCGCTCGCGGAGACGAGGCCGGCCGAGGAGGTCGTCACGCTGCTGAACGAGCTCTTCTCGGTGCTCACGGAGGTCGTCTTCCGGCACGGGGGCACGGTCGACAAGTTCATCGGCGACTGCATCATGGCCGTGTGGGGCGCGCCCGTGGCCCAGGAGGATCACGCGGCCCGCGCGCTCGCCGCGGCCGAGGACATGATGCGGTTCCTGGAGACCGCGAACGAGTCGTTCCGCGAGCGGTACGGCACCACGATCGAGCTCGGCATCGGCATCAACTCCGGCGAGGTCCTCGTGGGCAACATCGGCTCGGACAAGCGGATGGAGTACACCGTCATCGGTGACGTGGTGAACGTCGCCGCGCGCCTGGAGGCGATCGCGCGTCCCAACCAGGTGCTCGTTGCAGAGACCACCCACGGGCTCGTGGCGGACGCCTCGTTCGAGCTCTCGCCCCTCGGCGAGCGCGCGCTCACGGGCCGGAGCGCGACCACGAAGGTCTACGAGCTCGTGACGAGCTAG